The bacterium genome has a segment encoding these proteins:
- a CDS encoding chorismate mutase, protein MPEELENLRKKIDKIDFRILQNLAERFALVLKVAECKVKNNLPIFAVEREKKMIEIRKILAKKYKLDESMVKRLFKLILKTSRSKQKNAH, encoded by the coding sequence ATGCCTGAAGAATTGGAAAATTTGAGAAAAAAAATAGACAAAATCGACTTTAGAATTTTACAAAATTTAGCCGAAAGGTTCGCATTGGTTTTGAAAGTCGCCGAATGTAAGGTCAAAAACAACCTGCCGATTTTTGCCGTGGAAAGGGAGAAAAAAATGATAGAAATAAGAAAAATTTTGGCTAAAAAATATAAATTAGACGAATCAATGGTTAAGAGGTTATTTAAGTTGATTCTTAAAACCTCGCGCTCTAAACAAAAAAATGCTCATTAA
- the pheA gene encoding prephenate dehydratase, whose product MAILKSSQKPIIGIIGGTSQFGQWFKSFFEINGLKVLIASRKTDLTSVELAKTADIVIVSVPLRATLGVIKEIRKYLHPDALLADFTSLKEKSLKEMMKAGCGVLGIHPLFGPLSPSIKNQLIVFCLGRQNRWVDYLKNIFEKNGAKVIFTTSEEHDQQMAIIQALTHFTNIVLARTIQKEKLSILDAYATPVFRLQSILMGRILGSNPELYAELEMENPFFLKILREFFSESRRLGLLVKNKDYRKFIKIFSQTADSMKNFIPIAQLKSTEIISLIEHQPIEIKKQKRIFNLKAKKNIKLAFLGPEGTYSHRAALDVFPNKTDLIACPTIAKIFEIINSGEFDFGIVPAENSSEGIIEETLDNLIDYPLSVLGSYNLDIHHCLLGRTDNFGKIKTIKSHFQPLAQCKNWLSKNFPQAILETTSSSTQAILSTNDLGTAFIASREAAKKYGLKILAENIEDKKSNTTQFYVLSKSVYPEISRQLKAKKTLILIAVYDRPGVLRDILNSFASREINLSKLHSRPSAVGRWNYYFFLEVEALPENKNLKEALKGIKKYCAVLRILGVS is encoded by the coding sequence ATGGCTATCTTAAAATCATCTCAAAAACCCATTATCGGCATTATCGGCGGCACCAGTCAATTCGGCCAATGGTTTAAGTCCTTTTTTGAAATCAATGGTTTAAAAGTTTTAATCGCCAGCCGGAAAACCGACTTAACCTCCGTTGAATTAGCCAAAACCGCAGATATTGTCATAGTTTCTGTGCCCTTAAGAGCGACTCTCGGAGTAATAAAAGAAATCAGAAAATATCTTCATCCGGACGCGCTTTTGGCGGATTTTACTTCGCTTAAAGAAAAATCTTTGAAAGAAATGATGAAAGCCGGTTGCGGCGTTTTGGGTATTCATCCGCTTTTCGGGCCTTTATCGCCTTCAATTAAAAATCAGCTAATTGTTTTTTGTCTTGGCCGTCAAAATCGTTGGGTTGATTACTTGAAAAATATTTTTGAAAAAAACGGCGCTAAAGTGATTTTTACCACTTCCGAGGAACACGACCAACAAATGGCGATAATCCAGGCCTTAACGCATTTTACCAATATAGTTTTGGCGCGAACCATCCAAAAAGAAAAGCTATCGATTCTTGACGCCTACGCCACTCCCGTTTTCCGGCTTCAAAGTATTTTAATGGGAAGAATTTTAGGGTCTAATCCGGAACTTTACGCGGAATTAGAAATGGAAAATCCATTTTTTTTGAAAATTTTAAGGGAATTTTTCTCGGAAAGCCGTCGTCTCGGGTTATTGGTTAAAAACAAGGATTATCGGAAATTCATTAAAATTTTCAGCCAAACAGCAGATTCTATGAAGAATTTTATTCCCATAGCCCAGCTAAAATCAACAGAAATCATTTCTTTGATAGAACATCAGCCGATTGAAATTAAAAAGCAAAAAAGAATATTTAATCTTAAAGCGAAAAAGAATATAAAACTCGCTTTTTTAGGCCCGGAAGGCACTTATTCTCACAGAGCGGCTTTGGATGTTTTCCCGAATAAGACCGATTTAATCGCTTGTCCGACTATAGCTAAAATTTTTGAAATTATTAATAGCGGCGAATTTGATTTTGGCATAGTACCGGCCGAGAATTCTTCCGAAGGAATTATTGAAGAAACTTTGGACAATCTTATTGATTATCCTCTTTCCGTGCTTGGTTCTTATAATTTGGATATCCATCATTGTCTTTTAGGGAGAACCGATAATTTCGGAAAAATTAAGACAATCAAGTCTCATTTTCAGCCGTTAGCCCAATGTAAGAATTGGTTGAGCAAAAATTTTCCTCAAGCGATTTTAGAAACTACTTCCAGTTCTACCCAGGCCATTCTTTCAACCAATGATCTTGGCACAGCTTTTATCGCCAGCCGGGAAGCGGCCAAAAAATACGGGCTGAAAATTTTAGCCGAAAATATTGAAGACAAAAAATCCAATACGACTCAATTTTACGTTTTATCAAAAAGCGTATACCCGGAAATAAGCCGGCAACTGAAAGCCAAAAAAACTCTAATTTTAATTGCGGTTTATGACCGGCCGGGCGTTTTAAGAGATATTTTAAATTCTTTCGCTAGCCGGGAAATAAACTTGTCTAAACTTCATTCCCGGCCCAGCGCGGTCGGCCGCTGGAATTACTATTTTTTCTTGGAGGTTGAGGCGCTACCGGAAAATAAAAATTTGAAAGAAGCGCTTAAGGGAATTAAAAAATATTGCGCCGTGCTTAGAATTTTAGGCGTTTCTTAA
- a CDS encoding D-alanyl-D-alanine carboxypeptidase family protein — MKFKEKEIKILEGILKKFLYKKRQSRKKIILMDYRVFLSSLSPAERKLIRKIQNIDISKYGKKTPFYGTKPVSENLVMIRGQKYKNKTKVNYLPVVFLPKSVYQAFKKMNQSLKKETGKLLLINSGYRSPAYQMLILLHILKKNDWKIKKTVKDVVLPGYSEHGYPQKQAIDFTTAGILKKKNKDFSQTKEYQWLEKNASKFGFYLSFPKNNKVGVKFEPWHWRYEK, encoded by the coding sequence ATGAAATTCAAAGAAAAGGAAATCAAAATTTTAGAAGGAATTCTTAAAAAATTTTTATACAAAAAGCGGCAGAGCCGGAAGAAAATTATCTTGATGGATTATCGGGTTTTTTTGTCTTCGTTGAGTCCGGCAGAAAGGAAATTAATCAGGAAAATCCAGAATATTGATATATCAAAATACGGCAAAAAAACACCTTTTTACGGCACAAAACCCGTTTCTGAGAATTTAGTCATGATTAGGGGGCAAAAATATAAAAATAAGACGAAAGTTAATTATCTCCCCGTGGTTTTTTTACCCAAAAGCGTTTATCAGGCATTTAAAAAAATGAATCAATCCCTTAAAAAGGAAACGGGAAAATTACTTTTAATAAATTCGGGATATCGTTCGCCTGCTTATCAGATGTTGATTTTACTTCATATTTTAAAGAAGAATGACTGGAAAATAAAAAAAACCGTTAAAGACGTTGTTTTACCCGGCTACAGCGAGCACGGCTATCCGCAAAAACAAGCCATAGATTTTACCACCGCCGGAATTTTGAAAAAAAAGAACAAAGATTTTTCTCAAACGAAAGAATATCAATGGCTGGAAAAAAACGCGTCTAAATTCGGTTTTTATTTGTCTTTCCCGAAAAATAATAAAGTTGGGGTTAAATTCGAACCCTGGCACTGGCGTTATGAAAAATAA
- a CDS encoding class I SAM-dependent methyltransferase, with the protein MINKRKDKSVKLKFDQKYFSSGSYKNYKKEVDRWVPYVAWKISKIVRKLPAKALDVGCAHGYLIAELQNKHNFSVSGIDPSLFAIKNSEPSVRKKISRGNILDLPFGKNKFDVVICLGVINYLKSSDETFAAIKNLVNVSKKYIFFDAIFKNSWTASQKHNPDKLRNSALSKKEYVDIFRKNGVKLAQIFDGRNGGTILVFEKYLKS; encoded by the coding sequence ATGATAAATAAAAGAAAAGATAAGTCCGTAAAGTTGAAATTTGACCAGAAATATTTCAGTTCGGGGTCTTATAAAAACTATAAAAAAGAAGTCGACAGGTGGGTGCCGTATGTTGCCTGGAAAATCAGTAAAATTGTCAGAAAATTACCGGCCAAAGCGCTGGACGTGGGTTGCGCTCACGGTTATTTGATAGCTGAATTGCAAAATAAACATAATTTTTCGGTTTCGGGAATCGACCCTTCTTTATTCGCAATCAAGAACTCCGAACCGTCCGTCAGGAAAAAAATCAGCCGGGGAAATATTTTGGATTTGCCGTTTGGAAAAAATAAATTTGATGTCGTTATCTGCCTTGGTGTGATAAATTATTTGAAGAGTAGCGACGAAACTTTTGCCGCGATAAAAAATTTAGTAAACGTTTCAAAAAAATATATTTTTTTTGATGCCATCTTTAAAAATTCTTGGACGGCCAGCCAAAAACATAATCCTGATAAATTAAGAAATAGCGCGCTTTCTAAAAAAGAATATGTTGATATTTTCCGAAAAAACGGGGTCAAGCTCGCGCAAATTTTTGACGGAAGGAACGGCGGGACGATTCTGGTTTTTGAAAAATATTTAAAAAGCTGA
- a CDS encoding phosphoribosylamine--glycine ligase, with amino-acid sequence MNNNLNHSAESKKFLFVSLESLSGDLAWQLSKEGHVVKSYIKAKSDADVYLGFIERVDAWEPHIDWADVIIFDDVEFGPVADKLRRKGKLVIGGSIYTDRLEMDREFGQLEMRKHGINILPQWQFSNYDEAIEFIRNNPERYVFKPSGNTPSGGKGLLFLGEEEDGKDILELLERNKEIWKKKAPVFQLQKYVSGVEVATGAFFNGKDFIMPININFEHKKIFPGDIGPMAGEMGTLMFWSRPNNLFRMTLEKMKPALAESGYIGYIDINCIANSRGVYPLEFTCRFGYPTIPIQLEGIAMPTGEWLSKLVKGENFELRTKRGFQIGVRILAPTYFAKNDRELIETFRDVPILFKKSDNLEGVHIEDIKNVNGVWRIAGESGCLLVITGSGSTVVEAREQVYSRIKNIMIQNMAYRTDIGVKWSTESDKLQTWGYLY; translated from the coding sequence ATGAACAATAACTTAAATCATTCCGCGGAATCAAAAAAATTTTTATTCGTGTCTCTGGAAAGTTTGAGCGGCGATTTGGCCTGGCAATTAAGCAAGGAAGGCCACGTCGTTAAATCTTATATCAAAGCTAAAAGTGATGCTGATGTTTATCTTGGCTTTATAGAAAGGGTTGATGCCTGGGAGCCGCACATAGACTGGGCTGATGTCATTATTTTTGACGATGTTGAGTTTGGGCCGGTAGCCGATAAATTGCGGCGCAAGGGCAAGCTGGTAATCGGAGGCAGTATTTATACGGACCGGCTGGAAATGGACCGAGAGTTTGGTCAATTAGAAATGAGAAAACATGGGATTAATATTCTACCTCAATGGCAGTTTTCCAATTACGACGAAGCCATTGAATTTATCAGGAATAACCCCGAACGTTATGTATTCAAGCCCAGCGGCAACACTCCTTCCGGCGGCAAGGGTCTTTTATTTTTGGGTGAAGAAGAAGACGGTAAGGATATTTTGGAATTATTGGAGCGCAACAAAGAAATTTGGAAAAAGAAAGCTCCGGTTTTCCAACTGCAAAAATACGTTTCGGGAGTGGAGGTGGCGACTGGCGCTTTTTTCAACGGCAAAGATTTTATCATGCCCATTAATATTAATTTTGAACATAAAAAGATTTTTCCCGGCGACATCGGTCCGATGGCCGGCGAAATGGGCACTTTGATGTTCTGGAGCCGGCCGAATAATTTATTCAGAATGACTTTGGAAAAAATGAAACCGGCTTTGGCGGAATCCGGCTACATTGGCTATATTGACATAAATTGTATTGCCAATAGTAGGGGAGTTTATCCCTTGGAATTTACCTGCCGGTTCGGTTACCCGACTATTCCCATTCAGCTGGAAGGGATAGCTATGCCGACGGGAGAATGGTTATCAAAATTAGTCAAAGGCGAAAATTTTGAATTGAGAACCAAGCGGGGGTTTCAGATCGGAGTGAGAATTCTGGCGCCGACTTATTTCGCCAAAAATGACCGTGAACTGATAGAAACGTTCCGGGACGTGCCGATACTTTTTAAAAAATCGGACAATTTAGAGGGCGTGCATATTGAAGACATTAAAAACGTGAATGGCGTCTGGCGTATTGCCGGCGAGTCGGGCTGTTTGCTGGTAATTACCGGCTCCGGCAGCACAGTGGTTGAAGCCCGGGAGCAGGTCTATTCGCGCATTAAGAATATTATGATCCAAAATATGGCTTATCGCACCGACATCGGCGTCAAATGGAGCACGGAGAGCGATAAACTGCAGACTTGGGGTTATTTGTATTAA